Proteins found in one Lysinibacillus fusiformis genomic segment:
- a CDS encoding nucleotide excision repair endonuclease: protein MIKIEFPKPDLVIRQREQDLKPGDVEITPYFGFIDFHKITRDKGGIFLFYNDKNELLFVGKARKIRQRIKKHFEDNVSPMKNHRDEVFKIEVYEVEDPMEREIYETYAINTFRSKYNVDKVFY from the coding sequence TTGATTAAAATTGAATTTCCAAAACCAGATCTAGTAATCCGTCAACGTGAACAAGATTTAAAACCAGGTGATGTGGAAATCACACCTTACTTCGGTTTTATTGACTTCCATAAAATCACACGTGATAAAGGCGGCATTTTCTTATTCTATAATGACAAGAATGAGCTATTGTTTGTTGGGAAAGCACGTAAAATTCGTCAACGTATTAAAAAACATTTCGAGGACAATGTATCTCCGATGAAAAACCATCGTGATGAAGTGTTCAAAATTGAAGTCTATGAAGTAGAAGATCCAATGGAACGTGAAATTTACGAAACATATGCGATTAATACTTTCCGCTCTAAATACAATGTAGACAAAGTCTTTTATTAG
- a CDS encoding TSUP family transporter, with the protein MFFEVDVHILILLISFGFLAAFVDSVVGGGGLISLPALLFVGLNPAAAVATNKLAGAMGSLTSSISFYRSGQLDIRSVLKYFPLAFIGSLCGAWTVHLINPALLKPLMLVMLAAVGIYTIFKKDWGAVATVKKLSKTHLFLFMLLLFAIGFYDGFLGPGTGSFLIFSFLLVGFDFLKAAGNAKFLNLASNVAGVCMFAYLGQIHYVYGLVMGIAQIGGAMLGSRMAIKKGSGFVRTLFIVVTMTLLAKNAYDFMMH; encoded by the coding sequence ATGTTTTTTGAAGTCGATGTACATATTCTTATACTGTTAATTTCATTTGGATTTCTGGCGGCTTTTGTCGACTCAGTAGTGGGAGGGGGCGGTTTAATTTCATTACCTGCTTTACTGTTTGTTGGCCTAAATCCAGCCGCAGCTGTTGCCACGAATAAACTAGCAGGAGCAATGGGCTCGCTCACGTCCTCGATTTCCTTCTACCGTTCTGGCCAGCTGGACATTCGCTCTGTCCTCAAATATTTTCCTCTAGCATTTATTGGATCTTTATGTGGTGCATGGACTGTACATCTAATCAACCCAGCATTACTAAAGCCCTTAATGCTTGTTATGCTGGCGGCTGTTGGGATATATACGATCTTTAAAAAGGATTGGGGCGCTGTCGCTACTGTAAAAAAACTATCTAAAACGCATTTATTTTTATTTATGCTGTTATTATTTGCTATTGGTTTTTATGATGGATTTCTTGGTCCTGGAACAGGCTCCTTTTTAATTTTTAGCTTCCTACTGGTAGGCTTTGATTTTTTAAAGGCGGCTGGTAATGCGAAGTTTTTAAATTTGGCGAGTAATGTGGCCGGCGTTTGTATGTTTGCTTACTTAGGCCAAATTCATTATGTCTATGGTTTAGTAATGGGCATTGCGCAAATTGGCGGAGCTATGCTTGGCTCGCGCATGGCGATCAAGAAAGGAAGCGGCTTTGTCCGCACGCTTTTTATTGTAGTCACGATGACACTACTTGCAAAAAATGCCTATGATTTTATGATGCATTAA
- a CDS encoding spore germination protein, with amino-acid sequence MSMSNNIETSPSHTTNDLLYTSLSKNIKIIQQSLGHSNDIIIREITIGEAVPHNLAIISIDGLSDKTTISDSVIDKLMANIEEEQDIEITTINQYVRNSYLTVGDVTNIEHFTTLYNAILNGETVILLDGFAEGIVTSTRSAKDRAVTEPSTESVIRGPRESFTETIRTNTALIRRKIKSPNLWIKSRVIGDVTQTDVAVMYINGIASDKIVAEVLARLDRINIDGILESGYIEDFIQDSKNSMFPTVYNSERPDVIAGELLDGKVAILVDGTPFVLVVPALFTSFLQSAEDYYQHWMISSLVRILRFFGISLALVAPSLYVAITTFHQEMLPTPMLISIASQREGVPFPAVVEALIMEIAFEVLREAGLRMPRTIGPAVSIVGTLVIGQAAVDAGVVSAVMVIIVALTAICSFLFPAYGLSNTIRVLRFPLMILAAMFGLFGVMFGIMVIILHLCSIRSFGVPYLSPFAPLILQDQKDAFVLFPRRKLLTRPRLVNQKNIVRGHNYVNVKGRK; translated from the coding sequence ATGTCCATGTCCAACAATATCGAGACCTCCCCATCCCATACAACGAACGATTTGTTGTATACTTCCCTATCTAAAAATATAAAAATCATTCAACAGTCACTAGGGCATAGTAATGATATTATCATACGCGAAATTACGATTGGAGAAGCGGTTCCCCATAACCTCGCTATTATTTCCATCGATGGCTTATCGGATAAAACCACTATTTCTGATTCTGTTATCGATAAACTGATGGCAAATATTGAAGAAGAACAAGATATTGAGATAACAACGATTAACCAATATGTTCGGAATTCCTATCTAACAGTAGGCGATGTGACGAATATCGAGCATTTTACAACACTCTATAATGCCATCCTCAATGGTGAAACGGTTATTTTATTAGACGGTTTTGCTGAGGGGATTGTGACAAGTACCAGAAGTGCCAAGGATCGAGCTGTCACAGAGCCATCGACTGAATCTGTTATTCGCGGACCGAGGGAATCCTTTACCGAAACCATACGTACAAATACTGCGCTCATCCGTCGCAAAATAAAAAGTCCGAATCTCTGGATAAAGTCACGCGTTATCGGTGATGTGACACAAACAGACGTTGCGGTGATGTATATAAATGGCATCGCCAGCGACAAAATTGTCGCAGAGGTATTAGCTCGATTAGACCGCATTAATATCGACGGTATACTGGAAAGCGGCTATATTGAGGATTTTATTCAGGATTCAAAAAATTCTATGTTTCCAACCGTCTACAACTCCGAACGTCCTGATGTCATCGCAGGTGAATTATTAGATGGCAAAGTGGCGATTCTCGTTGATGGCACACCTTTTGTTTTAGTTGTACCAGCGTTATTTACATCCTTTTTACAATCAGCAGAAGATTATTATCAGCATTGGATGATTAGCTCACTTGTACGTATCTTGCGTTTTTTTGGTATCAGTCTAGCATTAGTAGCACCTTCTTTGTATGTTGCAATTACCACCTTTCACCAAGAAATGCTACCAACACCTATGTTGATTAGTATTGCATCGCAAAGAGAAGGTGTACCCTTCCCTGCTGTTGTCGAAGCCCTTATTATGGAGATTGCCTTTGAGGTACTAAGGGAAGCTGGGCTACGGATGCCTAGAACAATCGGGCCAGCTGTGTCCATTGTAGGGACATTAGTTATTGGTCAGGCAGCAGTTGATGCAGGCGTTGTTTCGGCTGTAATGGTCATTATTGTGGCCTTAACGGCGATTTGTAGCTTCCTATTCCCTGCTTATGGCTTATCGAATACCATTCGTGTGCTACGTTTTCCATTAATGATTTTAGCTGCTATGTTTGGTTTATTTGGTGTCATGTTTGGCATTATGGTCATTATTCTTCATTTATGTAGCATTCGATCATTTGGTGTACCTTATTTAAGCCCTTTTGCACCGTTAATATTACAGGATCAGAAGGATGCCTTTGTGCTGTTTCCGCGTAGAAAGTTACTTACACGACCTCGTTTAGTCAATCAAAAAAATATTGTTAGAGGCCATAACTATGTCAATGTAAAAGGAAGGAAATAA
- the metA gene encoding homoserine O-acetyltransferase MetA, whose protein sequence is MPINIPKNLPAGEHLREEKIFVMEEDRAKTQQIRPLNILILNLMPEKEKTELQLLRLLGNTPLQVNITFLNTATHESKNVSKSHLQLFYTTFNQIRHRRYDGMIITGAPVEKMAFEDVNYWQEISEIMDWSKKNVTSVLHICWGAQAALYHHYGIGKVELAAKCSGVYSHVITDLTVDLVRGFSDLFTAPHSRYTSVSIDEVRNHPDLRLLSYSEDAGVFIVQSKDNKNIMITGHLEYDATTLADEYSRDVAKGIDIDVPVNYFPNDDPKQEPMNTWRAHTHLLFSNWLNYYVYQETPYEWDFVDEIEYHI, encoded by the coding sequence ATGCCAATTAATATTCCGAAAAATTTACCAGCTGGAGAACATTTACGTGAGGAAAAAATCTTCGTCATGGAAGAGGATCGAGCGAAAACACAGCAAATCCGTCCATTAAATATATTAATACTAAATTTAATGCCTGAAAAAGAAAAAACAGAGCTTCAATTACTACGTTTATTAGGGAATACACCACTACAGGTGAATATTACCTTTTTAAATACGGCCACACATGAATCGAAAAATGTGAGTAAATCTCATTTGCAACTATTTTACACAACGTTCAACCAAATTCGTCACCGACGCTATGATGGCATGATTATTACTGGGGCACCTGTAGAAAAAATGGCATTTGAAGATGTCAACTATTGGCAGGAAATTTCAGAAATTATGGATTGGTCTAAAAAGAATGTGACATCCGTGCTACATATATGTTGGGGGGCACAGGCTGCATTGTATCACCATTATGGCATTGGGAAGGTCGAGCTTGCTGCTAAATGCTCAGGCGTCTATTCCCATGTAATTACAGATTTAACGGTGGATTTAGTGCGCGGCTTTAGCGATTTATTTACTGCGCCTCATTCTCGCTATACATCTGTTTCCATTGACGAGGTTCGCAATCATCCAGACCTACGATTATTATCCTATTCAGAGGATGCAGGGGTATTCATCGTACAATCAAAAGATAATAAAAATATTATGATAACGGGGCATCTGGAGTATGATGCGACAACACTAGCCGATGAATATAGCCGTGATGTGGCGAAGGGCATAGATATCGACGTCCCTGTGAATTACTTCCCGAATGATGATCCGAAACAAGAGCCGATGAATACATGGCGTGCCCATACGCATTTATTATTCTCTAACTGGTTGAACTACTATGTCTACCAAGAAACACCATACGAATGGGATTTTGTAGATGAAATCGAATATCATATCTAA
- a CDS encoding Ger(x)C family spore germination protein has translation MAKIKWICLLCILTLLLSGCWSKRELNELAIVVALGIDKIDEEYEITVQIVDPSEVSVRQASTQRSPVVSYHSRGETIFEAIRKMTTLAARKPYFAHLQVVVLGEDLAKEGISDALDLIVRDHEFRKDFDVIMSHEATAKEVLNVLTPIEKVPANKMLNSLDVSERAWGSTIAVNIDELVNTLSNKHKGALISAIEVHGDKKLGVDQTNVQRVKTPVLLQYAGLAVFKGDKYMGLLSEGESKGISFLNDKIQSTIEIIACPNKGTLSTEITQSTTKVKGSFKNGKPKIDVHINVEQNVGEVECDINLTKNKSIDYVNKKTAQGIDERIEKTLEIMQQQYEIDVFGFGDALHRADAKQWGKIKDEWASLFPDLAVAVHVKVTTQGLGTMQNSLLNKPKEE, from the coding sequence ATGGCAAAAATAAAATGGATTTGCTTACTATGTATCCTCACTTTACTGTTAAGTGGTTGCTGGAGTAAGCGTGAATTAAATGAACTAGCCATTGTCGTAGCACTGGGCATTGACAAAATAGACGAAGAATATGAAATTACGGTTCAAATTGTCGATCCTAGTGAAGTTTCAGTGCGACAAGCTTCCACTCAACGCTCTCCTGTTGTTAGCTATCATTCTAGAGGCGAAACCATCTTTGAGGCCATTCGAAAAATGACGACCCTTGCTGCACGAAAGCCTTATTTTGCCCATCTTCAAGTGGTTGTTTTAGGAGAAGATCTCGCGAAAGAAGGAATTAGTGATGCACTCGATTTAATTGTAAGGGACCATGAATTTCGTAAGGATTTCGATGTCATTATGTCTCATGAAGCGACAGCGAAGGAAGTATTAAATGTCTTAACACCCATCGAAAAGGTTCCAGCTAATAAAATGTTAAATTCCCTCGATGTCTCTGAGAGAGCTTGGGGTTCCACAATAGCTGTTAATATTGATGAACTAGTCAATACGTTAAGCAACAAGCATAAAGGGGCGTTAATTTCTGCTATTGAAGTTCATGGCGATAAGAAATTAGGGGTAGATCAAACAAATGTGCAACGTGTTAAAACACCTGTGCTGTTACAATATGCGGGATTAGCAGTCTTTAAAGGGGATAAATATATGGGGCTGCTATCCGAGGGTGAAAGCAAAGGCATTAGCTTTCTTAATGACAAAATTCAAAGTACGATTGAAATCATCGCCTGTCCTAACAAAGGGACTTTATCTACGGAAATCACCCAATCCACTACAAAAGTGAAAGGGTCATTTAAAAATGGGAAGCCGAAAATCGATGTTCATATTAATGTTGAGCAGAATGTTGGAGAGGTCGAATGTGATATCAATCTCACCAAAAATAAATCGATTGATTACGTTAATAAAAAAACAGCCCAGGGTATCGATGAACGCATTGAAAAAACATTAGAGATAATGCAACAGCAATATGAAATCGATGTTTTTGGTTTTGGTGATGCCCTACATCGTGCAGATGCAAAGCAGTGGGGAAAAATCAAGGATGAGTGGGCTTCCCTCTTTCCCGATTTGGCAGTGGCTGTTCACGTGAAGGTAACAACACAAGGATTGGGTACGATGCAAAATTCATTATTAAACAAGCCAAAGGAGGAGTAA
- the parE gene encoding DNA topoisomerase IV subunit B, which translates to MTNKQSTSVYNDDAIQVLEGLEAVRKRPGMYIGSTDGRGLHHLVYEIVDNAVDEALAGFGSHIIVTIHKDQSMSVRDFGRGMPTGMHKMGKPTPEIIFTVLHAGGKFGQGGYKTSGGLHGVGSSVVNALSTFLEVTIHRDGKKYRQRFEHGGQPVTTLENIGQTKQTGTLVHFLPDETIFSVTKFNYDTLAERLRESAFLLKGLKIELIDEREEGKNDVFFYENGIEAFVAYLNEEKDVLHPVKYVEGIQDDIEVEFAFQYNDGYSETILSFVNNVRTRDGGTHETGAKAALTRVFNEYARKIGLLKDKDKNLEGTDIREGLAAIVSVRIPEHLLQFEGQTKGKLGTSEARSAVDSVVSEQILYVLEENAELSASLVRKAIRAQQVREAARKAREDARNGKKNKKGSTILSGKLTPAQSRNASKNELYLVEGDSAGGSAKQGRDRTFQAILPLRGKVINTEKAKLQDIMKNEEISTIIHAIGAGVGTDFAVEDSAYDKVVIMTDADTDGAHIQVLLLTFFYRYMRPLIEAGKVYIALPPLYKVSRGTGKKEVIEYAWTESDLQKAIKKVGKGYILQRYKGLGEMNADQLWDTTMNPETRTLIRVTIEDGARAERRVTTLMGDKVEPRRKWIEANVDFGMEDDSNILENEFIQQEEDQA; encoded by the coding sequence TTGACGAATAAACAGTCAACTAGCGTCTATAATGATGACGCTATACAAGTATTGGAAGGATTAGAAGCGGTGCGCAAACGACCTGGCATGTATATCGGTTCGACGGATGGCCGTGGACTTCATCACCTTGTGTATGAAATCGTAGATAATGCGGTGGATGAAGCACTGGCTGGCTTTGGATCTCATATTATTGTCACAATTCATAAAGATCAAAGTATGAGTGTGCGCGACTTTGGCCGTGGGATGCCAACCGGTATGCATAAAATGGGCAAACCGACACCAGAAATTATTTTTACGGTGTTACACGCTGGCGGTAAATTTGGTCAAGGTGGCTATAAAACAAGTGGTGGTTTACATGGTGTTGGTTCTTCTGTTGTGAATGCGCTCTCAACATTTTTAGAGGTGACGATTCATCGTGATGGCAAAAAGTATCGTCAGCGCTTTGAGCACGGGGGACAGCCTGTCACAACGCTTGAAAATATTGGTCAAACCAAGCAGACAGGAACACTTGTCCATTTCCTACCAGATGAAACGATCTTCTCTGTCACAAAATTCAATTATGATACGTTAGCAGAACGATTACGTGAATCAGCCTTTTTATTAAAGGGTTTAAAAATTGAATTAATCGATGAGCGCGAGGAAGGCAAAAATGATGTGTTCTTTTATGAGAATGGCATTGAAGCTTTCGTTGCGTATTTGAATGAGGAAAAAGATGTCCTTCATCCAGTGAAATATGTAGAAGGTATACAAGATGATATCGAAGTAGAGTTCGCTTTCCAGTATAACGATGGTTATTCGGAAACGATCTTATCATTTGTTAATAATGTTCGTACACGTGATGGTGGTACACATGAAACGGGTGCAAAAGCAGCATTGACACGTGTCTTTAATGAATATGCAAGAAAAATTGGCTTGTTAAAGGACAAGGATAAAAACCTTGAGGGGACAGATATTCGTGAGGGCTTAGCGGCCATTGTGTCTGTTCGTATCCCAGAGCACTTACTACAATTTGAAGGTCAAACAAAGGGCAAGCTTGGTACAAGTGAGGCTCGTTCTGCAGTGGATAGTGTGGTGTCTGAGCAAATTTTGTATGTGCTAGAGGAAAATGCGGAGTTATCGGCTTCCCTTGTTCGTAAAGCGATTCGTGCGCAGCAAGTACGTGAAGCGGCTCGTAAAGCACGTGAGGATGCACGAAATGGGAAGAAAAACAAAAAGGGTAGTACGATTCTATCAGGAAAATTAACGCCAGCTCAGTCACGCAATGCGTCAAAAAATGAGCTGTATTTAGTCGAGGGTGATTCTGCAGGAGGTTCTGCCAAACAAGGCCGTGATCGTACATTCCAAGCGATTCTGCCATTGCGTGGGAAAGTAATCAACACAGAAAAAGCCAAGCTACAGGACATTATGAAAAACGAAGAAATTTCAACGATTATCCATGCGATTGGGGCAGGTGTTGGAACGGATTTTGCGGTGGAGGATTCCGCCTACGATAAAGTAGTGATTATGACCGATGCGGATACAGACGGGGCACATATTCAAGTCTTGCTATTAACATTCTTCTATCGTTATATGCGTCCACTAATTGAAGCAGGAAAAGTCTATATCGCGCTACCACCGCTTTATAAAGTCTCGAGGGGTACTGGGAAAAAAGAAGTCATTGAATATGCTTGGACAGAAAGTGATTTACAAAAGGCCATCAAAAAGGTTGGAAAGGGTTACATATTACAGCGCTATAAAGGTCTTGGTGAGATGAATGCAGACCAACTATGGGACACAACGATGAACCCTGAAACACGGACGTTGATTCGTGTCACAATCGAGGATGGTGCACGTGCAGAGAGACGTGTCACGACGTTAATGGGCGATAAGGTAGAACCACGTCGTAAGTGGATCGAAGCCAATGTAGACTTCGGTATGGAGGATGATTCTAACATTTTAGAGAATGAATTCATCCAACAAGAGGAGGACCAAGCATGA
- a CDS encoding HesB/YadR/YfhF family protein → MNIALTDEALQWFKHEMEVEPGDTIRFYARYGGSSPFHEGFSLGMTREEPIAIGVQTVIDDVIYYIDEKDLWFFNDHNLHVDVDTSKDELQYDYRT, encoded by the coding sequence ATGAACATTGCATTGACAGATGAAGCCCTACAATGGTTCAAACATGAAATGGAAGTTGAACCTGGCGATACAATTCGCTTTTATGCACGCTACGGTGGCTCTAGTCCGTTTCATGAAGGCTTTTCACTCGGCATGACACGTGAGGAACCCATTGCCATAGGTGTGCAGACAGTAATTGATGACGTCATCTATTACATTGACGAGAAAGATCTTTGGTTCTTTAACGATCACAATTTACATGTTGACGTTGATACAAGTAAAGATGAATTACAATACGACTATCGTACATAA
- a CDS encoding TrmB family transcriptional regulator, which produces MEELIAQLKEMGFTEYEAKAYTALVQQSHVSAYQVSKNSGIPRARVYDILNILVDKGIVLKEETAEQTTYAAMPVSVFLQQMQQRWESNFTSMRGKLEKLEEKVQEAEPKVVMLKGKESIINYCQSLLKKAEKKVMLSMWEDMYDALREELQEVAQHVPVHGITLYVGEHLASIDQHRATHYTKKSSTPHWFILSIDSQEMIYGHSPSTQETAFITNDPVHIYLLEDYIWHDVLINRLVKRDDQELEDWIAKERKAFFLE; this is translated from the coding sequence ATGGAGGAATTAATCGCCCAGTTGAAAGAAATGGGTTTTACAGAATATGAAGCAAAGGCCTATACGGCACTTGTTCAGCAAAGTCATGTCAGTGCCTATCAGGTTAGTAAAAATTCTGGCATACCACGTGCAAGAGTGTATGATATTTTAAATATCCTTGTAGATAAGGGCATCGTGTTAAAAGAAGAGACCGCAGAACAAACAACCTATGCGGCAATGCCAGTGTCTGTGTTTTTACAGCAAATGCAACAACGCTGGGAGTCAAATTTTACATCTATGCGCGGGAAATTAGAGAAACTAGAGGAAAAAGTGCAAGAAGCGGAGCCTAAAGTGGTCATGCTAAAGGGCAAGGAATCCATCATTAACTATTGTCAGTCACTTCTAAAGAAAGCGGAGAAAAAGGTGATGCTGTCAATGTGGGAGGATATGTATGATGCGCTACGAGAAGAGTTGCAAGAGGTGGCCCAGCATGTTCCTGTCCATGGAATTACTTTGTATGTGGGGGAGCATTTAGCCTCGATTGACCAGCATAGAGCCACACACTATACAAAAAAATCGTCTACACCGCATTGGTTTATCTTATCGATAGATAGTCAGGAAATGATTTATGGTCACTCTCCATCCACGCAAGAGACGGCTTTTATCACCAATGATCCTGTCCATATTTATTTACTAGAGGATTATATTTGGCATGATGTGCTCATCAATCGACTGGTAAAACGGGATGATCAGGAGTTAGAAGACTGGATTGCTAAGGAGCGAAAAGCTTTCTTCTTGGAATAA
- a CDS encoding GerAB/ArcD/ProY family transporter, translated as MEKEIISSRQFTIVTFLYSIGTAILIIPSSITGAAKQDAWVAASIGVVLSLLVIKLFLTLANQTPSLNFIEANEKILGRFLGKITAICFLILTFFSTGELLYFIGIFMKTEVMPETPTLAFALLFSIIIMYAAYLGIETFARSAEILFPLFIFIFIFFVVCITPQITFENIQPLLEATKTSMFYSIARFMSIFSFPLLVLLMLYPAGVNVQPSAQKGLYIGTILGGVVLITLIVLSILVLGPENTASRTFPSYALAQRISIGNFLQRIEIIMAFMWISSIYIRTFMYFYTTVVGLAQILKIKDHRPLILPMGIIIIGLSQIVHPDIVHSTNYNNEIWPIFSFIFTILLPILLLIVAVIRNRKSKAQNTETPQQDTTKENQKV; from the coding sequence ATGGAAAAAGAGATCATTAGTTCAAGACAGTTTACAATCGTTACCTTCCTCTATTCTATCGGTACAGCAATTTTAATTATCCCTTCAAGTATTACGGGCGCTGCTAAGCAAGATGCTTGGGTTGCGGCAAGCATTGGTGTTGTGCTTAGTTTACTGGTCATTAAGTTATTCTTAACACTCGCCAATCAAACACCCTCTCTTAATTTTATAGAGGCGAACGAAAAAATTCTTGGTCGTTTTTTGGGGAAAATCACAGCCATTTGCTTTCTCATTCTCACCTTTTTCTCCACTGGAGAGTTACTTTATTTTATTGGTATTTTTATGAAAACCGAAGTTATGCCAGAAACACCGACATTAGCATTCGCCCTACTGTTCAGTATCATTATTATGTATGCCGCGTATCTAGGGATTGAGACGTTTGCCCGTTCAGCAGAAATTCTCTTTCCGTTGTTTATCTTTATCTTTATTTTTTTCGTCGTTTGTATTACCCCTCAAATTACATTTGAGAATATTCAGCCTCTACTAGAAGCAACCAAAACATCTATGTTTTATAGTATTGCACGCTTTATGAGTATCTTTTCCTTTCCATTACTCGTGTTATTGATGCTATATCCTGCTGGCGTCAATGTACAGCCATCTGCACAGAAAGGGCTATATATTGGGACCATCCTTGGTGGTGTCGTCTTAATTACGTTGATTGTCCTATCGATTCTTGTCTTAGGGCCTGAAAACACAGCATCTAGGACATTTCCCAGCTATGCCTTAGCGCAAAGAATATCCATAGGGAATTTTTTGCAACGTATTGAAATTATTATGGCATTTATGTGGATTTCGTCTATTTATATTCGCACATTTATGTATTTCTATACGACCGTTGTTGGCCTTGCCCAAATTTTGAAAATCAAGGATCATCGTCCGCTTATTTTACCGATGGGCATCATTATCATTGGACTTTCTCAAATTGTTCATCCAGATATTGTGCATTCTACTAATTATAATAATGAAATTTGGCCTATCTTTTCCTTTATCTTCACCATTTTATTACCAATACTTTTGTTGATTGTGGCAGTTATTCGAAATCGTAAATCTAAGGCTCAAAATACCGAAACACCCCAACAGGATACAACGAAGGAAAATCAAAAAGTCTAA
- the plsY gene encoding glycerol-3-phosphate 1-O-acyltransferase PlsY, which produces MINGLIILCAYLIGSIPSGLWIGKIFYNTDIREHGSGNLGATNTFRTLGKKAGIVVTVMDVLKGTAAVLLVTLPVFSDSTLHSLLLGLVAVIGHMFPIFANFRGGKAVATSAGVLLGYSWPLFVLLFITFIVTLKITKIVSLTSMIAALVALIYAIVYYFITGDFALGILVAFLFTFIVYRHRANIARIKNGTEPKVKWL; this is translated from the coding sequence ATGATCAATGGACTTATTATTTTATGTGCTTATCTAATCGGCTCTATACCTTCTGGATTATGGATAGGCAAAATTTTTTATAATACCGATATTCGTGAACACGGGAGCGGTAATCTTGGTGCGACCAATACTTTTCGAACGTTAGGGAAGAAGGCAGGTATTGTTGTTACGGTGATGGATGTCTTAAAAGGAACAGCCGCTGTCTTACTCGTGACACTTCCCGTTTTCTCTGACAGTACACTTCATTCTTTATTACTTGGTCTTGTCGCTGTGATCGGTCATATGTTTCCGATCTTCGCCAACTTCCGAGGTGGGAAAGCCGTGGCAACTTCTGCGGGTGTATTATTAGGCTATTCTTGGCCTCTCTTTGTCCTACTATTTATTACCTTTATTGTGACATTAAAAATCACAAAAATCGTTAGCTTAACATCGATGATAGCCGCTTTAGTAGCGCTTATTTATGCAATCGTTTATTATTTTATTACAGGTGACTTTGCATTAGGCATCTTGGTAGCCTTTTTATTTACCTTTATTGTTTATCGCCACCGTGCCAATATTGCACGTATTAAAAACGGCACCGAACCAAAGGTAAAATGGCTGTAG